The Microcaecilia unicolor chromosome 6, aMicUni1.1, whole genome shotgun sequence genome includes a window with the following:
- the LOC115471882 gene encoding uricase-like isoform X2, whose translation MSHYSTGPKDGDAEFVQTGYGKNVVKVLHIKRNRKWHSIKELEVTVQLTLKSKKDYLYGDNSDIIPTDTIKNTVYALAKLKGIHTVEGFAMDICEHFLSSFNHVTGVKVFITEAPWKHLEKNGVGHVHAFIYSPDGMRFCEVEQNRGEPPLIRSGIKDLKVLKTTQSGFEGFIKDRFTTLPEVKDRCFSTIVNCKWTYSHSRGINFDAAWKTVWESVLEKFAGPYDTGEYSPSVQKTLYDIQLLCLKRVPEIEIIEIVLPNKHYFTIDMSKFGLDNKDEVLLPLDNPFGNISGTVRRKPAAKL comes from the exons ATGTCCCACTACTCTACAGGACCTAAG GATGGGGATGCAGAATTTGTGCAGACTGGATATGGGAAGAACGTCGTTAAGGTCCTGCACATTAAGAGGAACAGGAAATGGCATTCTATCAAGGAACTGGAAGTCACTGTACAGCTCACATTAAAATCCAAGAAAGATTATTTGTATGGCGACAACTCGGATATTATCCCAACTGATACCATAAAGAACACTGTCTATGCCTTGGCTAAACTGAAAGGG ATACATACTGTTGAAGGATTTGCCATGGATATCTGTGAACACTTTCTGTCATCATTTAACCATGTAACTGGAGTCAAAGTTTTTATTACGGAGGCACCATGGAAGCATCTAGAGAAG AACGGTGTAGGACACGTCCATGCATTTATCTACTCTCCTGATGGAATGCGCTTCTGTGAAGTGGAACAAAATCGAGGAG AGCCTCCTCTCATTCGTTCTGGAATTAAAGACTTGAAGGTCCTGAAGACAACACAGTCTGGGTTTGAAGGTTTCATTAAAGACCGCTTCACCACACTTCCTGAGGTGAAAGACCGTTGCTTTTCTACGATTGTAAACTGCAAGTGGACATACAGCCATTCACGAGGCATAAATTTTGACGCTGCATG GAAAACAGTGTGGGAAAGTGTTCTAGAGAAGTTTGCTGGGCCCTATGACACAGGAGAATACTCTCCATCTGTTCAGAAGACACTCTATGATATTCAGTTGCTATGCCTGAAGAGAGTTCCTGAG ATTGAAATTATTGAAATCGTCTTGCCAAATAAACATTACTTTACTATTGACATGTCAAAATTTGGACTGGACAACAAAGATGAG